From a single Eretmochelys imbricata isolate rEreImb1 chromosome 13, rEreImb1.hap1, whole genome shotgun sequence genomic region:
- the LTB4R gene encoding leukotriene B4 receptor 1 → MTNATFNATAQPGALPPLPGAKLGLTVLSLAFILGFPGNIFVVWSALWRVQKRTVTCLLILHLALADCAVLLTSPFFLRLLSVGKWEFGPVVCQLCHYVCGVSMYASIFLITLMSLDRCLAVTKPFISQKIRTALVARSLVLAIWMVSFLLALPVIFYRKLVHRGRHLLCDLSHPATGHLVFHNLFETLTGFVLPFTAIIWSYCVIGRRLQETRFRRKRRTNRLIVLIVAAFALFWLPFHVVNILDVAGALSHSKGLIMAGKLARPTLTALAFFSSSVNPILYTFTGGALIKSAGIGFMAKLFEGTASEMSSTRQGTGRTIQRREEAKLEMLQDGNPESITVSTNPLE, encoded by the coding sequence ATGACCAACGCCACCTTCAACGCCACTGCCCAGCCAGGTGCGCTGCCCCCGTTGCCCGGCGCCAAGCTGGGGCTGACCGTGCTCTCCTTGGCCTTCATCCTGGGCTTCCCGGGCAACATCTTCGTGGTGTGGAGTGCTCTCTGGCGTGTCCAGAAGCGCACGGTCACCTGCCTCCTCATCCTCCACCTGGCCTTGGCCGACTGCGCCGTGCTGCTCACTTCCCCGTTCTTCCTTCGGCTCCTGAGCGTCGGAAAGTGGGAGTTCGGCCCTGTGGTCTGCCAGTTGTGCCACTATGTCTGCGGCGTCAGCATGTACGCCAGCATCTTCCTCATCACCCTCATGAGTCTGGACCGCTGCTTAGCTGTCACCAAGCCCTTCATCTCCCAGAAGATCCGGACCGCCCTGGTGGCCAGGTCCTTGGTCCTGGCTATCTGGATGGTCTCTTTCCTCCTTGCCTTGCCCGTCATTTTCTACCGCAAGCTGGTGCACAGGGGCAGGCACCTGCTCTGCGACCTGTCCCATCCCGCCACTGGCCACCTTGTCTTCCACAACCTTTTTGAGACCCTGACCGGCTTTGTGCTGCCCTTCACTGCCATCATCTGGAGCTACTGCGTCATCGGGCGCAGGCTGCAGGAGACCCGCTTCCGGAGGAAGCGCCGCACCAACCGGCTCATTGTGCTGATTGTGGCTGCCTTCGCCCTCTTCTGGCTACCCTTCCACGTGGTGAACATCCTAGATGTGGCTGGGGCTCTGAGCCACTCCAAGGGTCTCATCATGGCCGGGAAGTTGGCCCGGCCCACCCTGACGGCCCTGGCTTTCTTCAGCAGCAGTGTCAACCCCATCCTCTATACCTTCACCGGCGGTGCCTTGATTAAGTCGGCCGGCATAGGCTTCATGGCCAAGCTCTTTGAGGGGACGGCCTCAGAGATGTCCAGCACGCGGCAGGGGACGGGGCGGACCATCCAGCGGCGCGAGGAGGCCAAGTTGGAGATGCTGCAGGATGGGAACCCAGAGAGCATCACTGTTTCCACCAACCCCCTGGAATAG
- the LTB4R2 gene encoding leukotriene B4 receptor 2 codes for MPDATMNSCLHTSSNVTLLTSSVSSVTGIVFLLLAALIGLPGNLFVVWSILWKMKPSCRSVTCLLVLNLAMADGAVLLLTPFFILFLTFKTWFFGLAVCKGVYYLCCVNMYASIFIITLMSVDRCLAVSRPYLSQAIRKKHLVVKILAALWAAAVLLAVPAFVYRQLLSDQSGRWLICEPCHATPGLAVFHFTMETVVAFVVPFAVIVGCYSAILVRLRGRRWHRRGARTGKLIAAVVLCFAALWVPYHVVNVLQVASNVASGRVAESLGHAWKAGRAGATALAFLSSSINPVLYVFAAGDLIKTSGAKFIAQFFEGASGEVHKKSPSQRDLDKDTVAREGMEIGQLQAWGEGAKQDGTIGQLTPPGQDPHQAAAP; via the coding sequence ATGCCCGATGCCACCATGAACAGCTGCCTGCACACCTCCAGCAACGTCACCCTCCTGACGTCCTCGGTCTCCAGCGTGACCGGAATCGTTTTCCTCCTCCTGGCCGCTCTGATCGGGCTGCCGGGCAACCTGTTTGTGGTGTGGAGCATCCTGTggaagatgaagcccagctgccGCTCAGTCACCTGCCTGCTGGTCCTCAACCTGGCCATGGCCGACGGGGCCGTCCTCCTGCTCACGCCCTtcttcatcctcttcctcacttTCAAGACCTGGTTCTTCGGCCTTGCCGTCTGCAAAGGCGTCTACTACCTTTGTTGCGTCAACATGTACGCCAGCATCTTCATCATCACACTCATGAGTGTGGACCGCTGCTTGGCTGTCAGCCGGCCCTACCTCTCCCAAGCCATCCGCAAGAAGCACCTGGTGGTCAAGATCTTGGCCGCCCTCTGGGCAGCGGCTGTCTTGTTGGCTGTCCCGGCCTTCGTGTACCGGCAGCTGCTGTCAGACCAGTCAGGGCGGTGGCTGATCTGCGAGCCGTGCCATGCCACGCCGGGCCTGGCTGTCTTCCACTTCACCATGGAGACGGTGGTGGCCTTTGTGGTGCCCTTTGCAGTCATTGTGGGCTGCTACTCCGCCATCTTGGTGCGGCTGCGGGGGCGGCGGTGGCACCGCCGGGGAGCACGGACGGGGAAGCTCATAGCCGCCGTGGTGCTCTGCTTTGCTGCCCTCTGGGTGCCCTACCACGTGGTCAATGTGCTGCAGGTGGCCTCCAACGTGGCCTCAGGGAGGGTGGCGGAGAGCCTGGGCCATGCGTGGAAGGCTGGCCGGGCGGGGGCCACCGCCCTGGCCTTCCTCAGCAGCAGCATTAACCCCGTCCTCTACGTCTTCGCCGCCGGGGACCTGATCAAGACCTCAGGGGCCAAGTTCATTGCCCAGTTCTTCGAGGGGGCCTCCGGGGAGGTGCACAAGAAGTCGCCCtcccagagggacctagacaaggaCACAGTGGCAAGGGAAGGCATGGAGATAGGGCAGCTGcaggcatggggggagggggccaagCAGGACGGGACCATAGGGCAGTTGACACCCCCTGGACAGGATCCACACCAAGCTGCAGCCCCTTAG
- the LOC144273745 gene encoding uncharacterized protein LOC144273745 isoform X2, with protein sequence MELTLLLPLLGVPAAPSLSLHPQKQEYLPGDTVEIKCSAPPSVDSVGGFQYLSDIGKAITVLASSRTSHIFKMSLTGPEDGGSYHCRYWIGQGHSWNRSSDSDAILIRVKVRRHFWVRELAVGGSFFTINGLIFLIFHLCMKGKGSKEKHAGISDPFQSAYYSVPVRSVIRQSGHSATAKANHIPNPLSRGNNEYQEEV encoded by the exons ATGGAGCTAACTCTCCTTCTGCCGCTGCTGG gtgtccctgcagccccatccctgtccctgcacccccagaaGCAGGAGTACCTTCCCGGAGACACTGTTGAGATCAAGTGCTCTGCTCCTCCTTCGGTGGATAGCGTTGGAGGATTCCAGTACCTCAGTGATATTGGAAAGGCCATCACAGTCCTAGCTTCATCCAGGACAAGCCATATCTTCAAGATGAGCCTCACAGGGCCTGAGGACGGGGGGTCATACCATTGCAGATACTGGATAGGCCAAGGTCATTCTTGGAACAGGTCCAGTGACAGTGATGCCATCCTCATTAGAGTGAAAG TGCGCAGACATTTCTGGGTCCGGGAGCTGGCTGTGGGTGGGTCCTTCTTCACCATTAATggcctcatcttcctcatcttcCACCTCTGCATGAAGGGCAAAG GTTCCAAGGAGAAGCACGCAGGCATCTCAGACCCATTTCAATCAGCTTATTACTCAGTCCCTGTTCGATCAGTCATTCGTCAGTCTGGTCATTCTGCGACGGCCAAGGCAAACCAcatccccaaccccctgtcccgtGGGAATAATGAGTACCAGGAAGAGGTGTGA
- the LOC144273745 gene encoding uncharacterized protein LOC144273745 isoform X1, whose product MELTLLLPLLATLKILPRSVFLAGVPAAPSLSLHPQKQEYLPGDTVEIKCSAPPSVDSVGGFQYLSDIGKAITVLASSRTSHIFKMSLTGPEDGGSYHCRYWIGQGHSWNRSSDSDAILIRVKVRRHFWVRELAVGGSFFTINGLIFLIFHLCMKGKGSKEKHAGISDPFQSAYYSVPVRSVIRQSGHSATAKANHIPNPLSRGNNEYQEEV is encoded by the exons ATGGAGCTAACTCTCCTTCTGCCGCTGCTGG CCACTCTCAAGATTCTCCCCAGGTCAGTGTTCCTTGCAG gtgtccctgcagccccatccctgtccctgcacccccagaaGCAGGAGTACCTTCCCGGAGACACTGTTGAGATCAAGTGCTCTGCTCCTCCTTCGGTGGATAGCGTTGGAGGATTCCAGTACCTCAGTGATATTGGAAAGGCCATCACAGTCCTAGCTTCATCCAGGACAAGCCATATCTTCAAGATGAGCCTCACAGGGCCTGAGGACGGGGGGTCATACCATTGCAGATACTGGATAGGCCAAGGTCATTCTTGGAACAGGTCCAGTGACAGTGATGCCATCCTCATTAGAGTGAAAG TGCGCAGACATTTCTGGGTCCGGGAGCTGGCTGTGGGTGGGTCCTTCTTCACCATTAATggcctcatcttcctcatcttcCACCTCTGCATGAAGGGCAAAG GTTCCAAGGAGAAGCACGCAGGCATCTCAGACCCATTTCAATCAGCTTATTACTCAGTCCCTGTTCGATCAGTCATTCGTCAGTCTGGTCATTCTGCGACGGCCAAGGCAAACCAcatccccaaccccctgtcccgtGGGAATAATGAGTACCAGGAAGAGGTGTGA
- the LOC144273745 gene encoding alpha-1B-glycoprotein-like isoform X3: MELTLLLPLLATLKILPRSVFLAGVPAAPSLSLHPQKQEYLPGDTVEIKCSAPPSVDSVGGFQYLSDIGKAITVLASSRTSHIFKMSLTGPEDGGSYHCRYWIGQGHSWNRSSDSDAILIRVKGSKEKHAGISDPFQSAYYSVPVRSVIRQSGHSATAKANHIPNPLSRGNNEYQEEV; the protein is encoded by the exons ATGGAGCTAACTCTCCTTCTGCCGCTGCTGG CCACTCTCAAGATTCTCCCCAGGTCAGTGTTCCTTGCAG gtgtccctgcagccccatccctgtccctgcacccccagaaGCAGGAGTACCTTCCCGGAGACACTGTTGAGATCAAGTGCTCTGCTCCTCCTTCGGTGGATAGCGTTGGAGGATTCCAGTACCTCAGTGATATTGGAAAGGCCATCACAGTCCTAGCTTCATCCAGGACAAGCCATATCTTCAAGATGAGCCTCACAGGGCCTGAGGACGGGGGGTCATACCATTGCAGATACTGGATAGGCCAAGGTCATTCTTGGAACAGGTCCAGTGACAGTGATGCCATCCTCATTAGAGTGAAAG GTTCCAAGGAGAAGCACGCAGGCATCTCAGACCCATTTCAATCAGCTTATTACTCAGTCCCTGTTCGATCAGTCATTCGTCAGTCTGGTCATTCTGCGACGGCCAAGGCAAACCAcatccccaaccccctgtcccgtGGGAATAATGAGTACCAGGAAGAGGTGTGA